A stretch of the Deinococcus radiopugnans ATCC 19172 genome encodes the following:
- a CDS encoding WecB/TagA/CpsF family glycosyltransferase — MSSSAPRPRLRLFDLPLDVIDLQGTLTLLGEWLSDPARTPHTVVTLNPEIIVQSRQHPEFAQAVRDADLVTADGVGIVYAAKQLRQQDVPRAPGFDIVKGLMERHGAELRVFFLGAKPGVAEAAAQNAARDYGVTVAGLHHGYFGPEDDGRVARLVSESGATLLLTAMGAGRQEVFNQQWRGVLGVPVMIGCGGVIDVLAGTAELAPAWTRRLGVEWVWRVAGDRKRWNRAPRLLHFVRLVRAERRRKG, encoded by the coding sequence ATGTCTTCCTCTGCCCCCCGCCCACGCCTGCGGCTGTTCGATCTGCCGCTGGACGTGATCGATCTGCAAGGCACGCTGACGCTGCTGGGCGAGTGGCTCTCGGACCCGGCCCGCACGCCCCACACCGTCGTGACCCTGAATCCGGAAATCATCGTGCAGTCGCGCCAGCACCCTGAATTCGCGCAGGCCGTGCGGGACGCCGATCTGGTCACGGCCGACGGCGTGGGCATCGTGTACGCCGCCAAGCAGCTGCGGCAGCAGGACGTGCCGCGCGCCCCCGGCTTCGACATCGTCAAGGGGCTGATGGAACGGCATGGCGCGGAGCTGCGGGTGTTTTTCCTGGGGGCGAAACCTGGGGTGGCCGAGGCCGCCGCGCAGAATGCGGCGCGCGATTACGGGGTCACGGTGGCCGGCCTGCACCATGGCTACTTTGGCCCGGAGGACGACGGACGGGTGGCCCGGCTGGTGTCGGAGAGCGGCGCGACCCTGCTGCTGACCGCGATGGGTGCGGGCCGGCAGGAGGTCTTTAACCAGCAGTGGCGCGGCGTGCTGGGCGTGCCGGTCATGATCGGCTGCGGCGGCGTGATCGACGTGCTGGCCGGCACGGCGGAGCTGGCCCCGGCCTGGACCCGCAGGCTGGGCGTGGAGTGGGTCTGGCGCGTCGCCGGGGACCGCAAACGCTGGAACCGCGCGCCCCGCCTGCTGCACTTTGTGCGGCTGGTCCGTGCGGAGCGGCGGCGCAAGGGCTAA
- a CDS encoding Crp/Fnr family transcriptional regulator: MLPGAFGTLPEEAQAQVMAAGRVGRWARAGLLFHPEDAAETLYLIVRGAVRLYRLGSGAREVTLDVHGPGALLGVSALTPGESYNVYGEAMDDVEALMLGQDALSRLSSAQPAVGVALTEQITRQTRGVQERLSGLVFLEVSQRLALALLNLAEREGGWPEEGPIALRDRVSHQDLAYVVGSTRETITKLLGDFRSRGLLDLGYRRIILTDRGGLQRATRESLR; this comes from the coding sequence ATGTTGCCCGGAGCATTTGGAACCCTGCCTGAAGAAGCGCAGGCACAGGTCATGGCGGCGGGGCGGGTGGGACGCTGGGCGCGGGCCGGACTGCTGTTTCACCCGGAAGACGCCGCCGAGACGCTGTATCTGATCGTGCGCGGCGCGGTGCGGCTGTACCGTCTGGGCTCCGGGGCGCGCGAGGTCACGCTGGACGTGCACGGCCCCGGCGCGCTGCTGGGCGTCTCGGCCCTGACGCCCGGCGAGAGCTACAACGTCTACGGCGAGGCGATGGACGACGTGGAAGCGCTGATGCTGGGCCAGGACGCCCTGAGCCGCCTCAGCAGCGCGCAACCGGCGGTCGGCGTGGCCCTGACCGAGCAGATCACCCGCCAGACGCGCGGCGTGCAGGAACGCCTGTCGGGACTGGTGTTTTTGGAGGTCTCGCAGCGGCTGGCGCTGGCGCTGCTGAACCTGGCCGAGCGCGAGGGCGGCTGGCCCGAGGAAGGCCCCATCGCCCTGCGGGACCGCGTGTCGCACCAGGACCTGGCCTACGTGGTGGGCAGCACCCGCGAGACGATCACCAAGCTGCTGGGCGACTTCCGCTCGCGCGGGCTGCTGGACCTGGGCTACCGCCGTATTATCCTGACCGACAGGGGCGGCCTGCAACGCGCCACGCGGGAATCCCTGCGCTAA
- the bshC gene encoding bacillithiol biosynthesis cysteine-adding enzyme BshC, with amino-acid sequence MARNIAVEYRAGGLTEFFRLPVGSMKQAQTEGRPEMDRAALAEALRAYHRSLGTLDANVEEGLTRLAHPASRVIVTGQQAGALTGPAYSVHKGADAALLARRLNTEDAPVVAVYWVASQDHDAAEVASTSLLDFSEQLHRLTLDVPEGVPVGRVPWREEWTAQALALLDAFDAPAEHMAAVRARIERAMEAGGSYADVFARLIHGLLSPAGLIVLDPLHPALARLMAPTLARELDDPLASSAAIEDAAARLAAQGFTPQLRRPAGATNLFLEEDDGQRRLLRLDGQTFSTERREYTRDELLTLLSADPSRLTPAAGLRPVVQDALLPTLAFVVGPGEIAYGAQLRGVYKLHGLGQPLLWPRLSVTWLEPNVARLLRRLDATAAQVQADPEGVLGRALARERGAEAVTSERLAQIDAQLRAVMDDIAALDPTLVGAADRTRTRVTARVGRLQTQAVRALARQENDRSGQLSRLKAHLLPNGTPQEREMNFLTYLLKHGETPLELLLALEPGWQGEIEIP; translated from the coding sequence ATGGCGCGGAACATAGCGGTGGAATACAGGGCCGGGGGGCTGACGGAGTTTTTCCGTCTTCCGGTCGGCAGCATGAAGCAGGCCCAGACAGAGGGCAGGCCGGAGATGGACCGGGCCGCACTGGCCGAGGCGCTGCGGGCCTATCACCGCAGCCTGGGCACGCTGGACGCAAATGTGGAAGAAGGGCTGACCCGGCTGGCCCACCCCGCGTCACGGGTGATTGTGACCGGACAGCAGGCTGGAGCGCTGACCGGCCCGGCCTACAGCGTTCACAAGGGCGCGGACGCCGCGCTGCTGGCCCGCCGTCTGAACACCGAGGACGCCCCGGTGGTGGCGGTGTACTGGGTGGCCAGCCAGGACCACGACGCGGCGGAGGTCGCCAGCACCAGTCTGCTGGACTTCTCCGAGCAGCTGCACCGCCTGACGCTGGACGTGCCGGAGGGCGTGCCGGTGGGCCGCGTGCCGTGGCGCGAGGAATGGACCGCGCAGGCCCTGGCGTTGCTGGACGCTTTCGACGCGCCGGCTGAACACATGGCCGCCGTGCGGGCGCGCATTGAGCGGGCCATGGAGGCGGGCGGCAGCTACGCCGACGTCTTCGCCCGCCTGATCCACGGCCTGCTCTCCCCCGCCGGGCTGATCGTGCTGGACCCGCTGCACCCGGCCCTGGCCCGCCTGATGGCCCCCACCCTGGCGCGTGAACTGGACGATCCCCTGGCGTCATCGGCCGCCATTGAGGACGCGGCGGCGCGGCTGGCGGCGCAGGGCTTCACGCCGCAGCTGCGCCGCCCGGCGGGAGCCACCAACCTCTTTCTGGAGGAAGACGACGGGCAGCGGCGATTGCTGCGGCTGGACGGGCAGACCTTCAGCACAGAGAGACGCGAGTACACCCGTGACGAATTGCTGACGTTGCTGTCCGCAGATCCCAGCCGACTGACCCCGGCGGCGGGCCTGCGCCCGGTGGTGCAGGACGCGCTGCTGCCCACGCTGGCCTTCGTGGTGGGGCCGGGGGAAATTGCCTATGGGGCACAATTGCGCGGGGTCTACAAACTGCACGGCCTGGGGCAACCGCTGCTGTGGCCGCGCCTGAGCGTGACCTGGCTGGAACCGAACGTGGCCCGCCTGCTGCGGCGGCTGGACGCGACGGCAGCACAGGTCCAGGCCGATCCCGAAGGGGTGCTGGGGCGTGCCCTGGCCCGTGAGCGTGGGGCAGAAGCCGTGACCTCTGAGAGGCTGGCGCAGATCGACGCCCAGCTCCGCGCGGTCATGGACGACATCGCCGCACTGGATCCCACTCTCGTCGGCGCGGCGGATCGCACCCGCACCCGCGTGACGGCGCGCGTGGGCCGGCTGCAGACCCAGGCAGTGCGCGCCCTGGCCCGGCAGGAGAATGACCGCAGCGGGCAACTGTCGCGCCTCAAGGCCCACCTGCTCCCGAACGGCACGCCGCAGGAACGCGAGATGAACTTCCTGACCTACCTGCTCAAGCACGGCGAGACACCGCTGGAGCTGCTGCTGGCGCTGGAACCCGGCTGGCAGGGCGAGATCGAGATTCCGTAG
- the ftsY gene encoding signal recognition particle-docking protein FtsY: MSWLERLRNGLSKTRAQINETAGFMGNDVKDVFTNRLDTIEDLEYALIAADVGRAATEEILEDVRRSEGKNMQQALMDALTLQLEPNARRAEFRKLGFAPQASRVSVQPNGHVVMVIGVNGVGKTTTIAKLGQYYMGRGQTVMFAAGDTFRAAAGAQLGEWGDRLGVPVVQGTDGGDPAAVAYDAATARAARGTDLLFVDTAGRLHNKHNLMEELKKVRRVIEKADPGEPAEVWLVLDAVTGQNGLQQAKKFHESTPLTGVIVTKLDGTAKGGILVPIVRELGVPIKFIGVGESAGDLQPFDSQEFVRALFDVDVPKG, encoded by the coding sequence GTGAGCTGGCTCGAACGCCTGCGCAACGGCCTGAGCAAGACCCGCGCGCAGATCAACGAGACAGCCGGCTTCATGGGCAATGACGTCAAGGACGTGTTCACCAACCGCCTGGACACCATCGAGGATCTGGAATACGCCCTGATCGCCGCCGACGTGGGCCGCGCCGCCACCGAGGAAATTCTGGAGGACGTGCGCCGCAGCGAGGGCAAGAACATGCAGCAGGCGCTGATGGACGCCCTGACCCTGCAGCTCGAACCCAACGCCCGCCGCGCCGAGTTCCGCAAGCTGGGCTTTGCGCCGCAGGCCAGCCGCGTGTCGGTGCAGCCGAACGGGCATGTGGTCATGGTGATCGGCGTCAACGGGGTGGGCAAAACCACCACGATTGCCAAGCTGGGCCAGTACTACATGGGCCGGGGCCAAACCGTGATGTTTGCCGCCGGGGACACCTTTCGCGCCGCCGCCGGCGCGCAGCTGGGCGAATGGGGGGACCGCCTGGGCGTGCCGGTGGTCCAGGGCACGGACGGCGGAGACCCGGCCGCCGTGGCCTACGACGCGGCCACCGCCCGCGCCGCGCGTGGTACGGACCTGCTGTTCGTGGACACCGCCGGACGCCTGCACAACAAGCACAACCTGATGGAGGAGCTGAAGAAGGTGCGCCGCGTGATCGAGAAGGCCGATCCCGGCGAGCCGGCCGAGGTGTGGCTGGTGCTGGACGCCGTGACCGGGCAGAACGGCCTGCAGCAGGCCAAGAAGTTCCACGAGTCCACGCCCCTGACCGGCGTGATCGTCACCAAGCTGGACGGCACGGCCAAGGGCGGCATTCTGGTGCCCATCGTGCGCGAGCTGGGCGTGCCTATTAAATTCATCGGCGTGGGCGAGAGCGCGGGCGACCTGCAACCCTTCGACAGTCAGGAATTCGTGCGGGCGCTGTTCGACGTGGATGTGCCGAAGGGCTGA
- a CDS encoding GAF domain-containing sensor histidine kinase, translating to MTDAPAPRSQPARPPAAPPRAPLSDRVRLVRNLLPPLIVLVVGAVELLISLLGNVRHELWAHLLFYGLLGPAVTYFSVEWIAEGTRARERAELELRDLYGQLSASHGRLQGVQELMRDLGSAPDLGAVLEVAARGAVRVTGATHATLTVPGGLSGTARGETLLSAPSAALHPLKVGIPGGGALLLHFETPPSADTAELAQALAVEVATGVEAARQRTLDLMTLYSVDQSIRAERNMRRLLSRVTGTMAGRVGAQARAAYLSDEDGVLRLEYAQDRRGEVSGEGAHGGVTPPFAAQVAQATGPLIVTGTDACQVFPESRSVLGLPMRDEEGLVGVLMLGDPREGAFEASRVSLLALMAGQATLAVRNARAYLYSEELAISDERARIAREIHDGVAQSLAFAALKLDVVARQMHSDPARAEAEVRSATTLLREQIREVRRSIFALRPIDLERYGLLETVRRYVLDFGEQNNIKSSLDVTGEVQLSPGDEAVVFRILQESLNNVAKHARAGEVRVTLEGGQKQVILRVKDDGAGFDLDAVSGRVSSAGGLGLGQMRERLHARGGQYRILSAPGQGTTIEAQMPQA from the coding sequence ATGACGGACGCCCCCGCGCCCCGCAGCCAACCGGCCAGACCGCCCGCCGCCCCGCCGCGCGCGCCGCTGTCGGACCGGGTGCGGCTGGTGCGCAATCTCCTGCCGCCCCTGATCGTGCTGGTGGTGGGCGCAGTGGAACTGCTGATCTCGCTGCTGGGCAACGTGCGCCACGAGCTGTGGGCGCACCTGCTGTTCTACGGCCTGCTGGGACCCGCCGTGACGTATTTCAGCGTCGAGTGGATTGCCGAGGGCACCCGCGCCCGCGAACGGGCTGAGCTTGAACTGCGCGATCTCTACGGGCAGCTCAGCGCCTCGCACGGGCGCTTGCAGGGCGTGCAGGAGCTGATGCGCGATCTGGGCAGTGCCCCGGACCTGGGCGCGGTGCTGGAGGTGGCCGCGCGCGGGGCGGTGCGCGTCACCGGGGCCACCCACGCCACCCTGACGGTGCCCGGCGGCCTGAGCGGCACGGCGCGCGGCGAGACCCTGCTGAGCGCCCCCAGCGCCGCCCTGCACCCGCTGAAGGTCGGCATTCCCGGCGGCGGCGCGCTGCTGCTGCATTTCGAGACGCCTCCCAGCGCGGACACGGCGGAACTGGCCCAGGCGCTGGCGGTGGAGGTCGCTACCGGGGTGGAGGCCGCCCGCCAGCGCACCCTGGACCTGATGACGCTGTACAGCGTGGACCAGAGCATCCGCGCCGAGCGCAACATGCGCCGCCTGCTGTCCCGCGTGACCGGCACGATGGCCGGCCGGGTGGGCGCGCAGGCCCGCGCCGCATACCTGAGTGACGAGGACGGCGTGTTGCGGCTGGAATACGCGCAGGACCGGCGCGGCGAGGTCAGTGGGGAGGGGGCGCACGGCGGCGTCACGCCCCCCTTTGCCGCGCAGGTGGCGCAGGCGACCGGGCCGTTGATCGTGACCGGAACCGACGCTTGTCAGGTGTTTCCCGAGTCGCGCAGCGTGCTGGGCCTGCCCATGCGCGACGAGGAAGGGCTGGTGGGCGTGCTGATGCTGGGTGACCCGCGCGAGGGCGCGTTCGAGGCCTCGCGGGTGTCGCTGCTGGCGCTGATGGCCGGACAGGCCACCCTGGCCGTCCGCAACGCCCGCGCCTACCTGTATTCCGAGGAGCTGGCGATCAGCGACGAGCGCGCCCGCATCGCCCGCGAGATTCACGACGGCGTGGCGCAGTCGCTGGCCTTCGCCGCCCTGAAGCTGGACGTGGTGGCCCGCCAGATGCACAGCGATCCCGCGCGCGCCGAGGCCGAGGTGCGCTCCGCGACGACCCTGCTGCGCGAGCAGATCCGGGAAGTCCGGCGCAGCATCTTCGCGCTGCGGCCCATCGATCTGGAACGCTACGGCCTGCTGGAAACCGTGCGCCGCTACGTGCTGGACTTCGGCGAGCAGAACAACATCAAAAGCAGCCTGGACGTGACGGGTGAGGTTCAGCTTTCGCCGGGGGACGAGGCGGTGGTGTTCCGCATCCTGCAAGAGAGCCTGAACAATGTCGCCAAACACGCCCGCGCCGGCGAGGTGCGCGTGACCCTGGAGGGCGGCCAGAAGCAGGTGATCCTGCGCGTGAAGGACGACGGCGCAGGCTTTGATCTGGACGCGGTGAGTGGGCGCGTCAGCAGCGCGGGTGGCCTGGGCCTGGGCCAGATGCGCGAACGCCTGCATGCCAGGGGCGGCCAGTACCGCATCCTCAGCGCGCCCGGCCAGGGCACCACCATCGAGGCCCAGATGCCACAGGCGTAG
- a CDS encoding metallophosphoesterase family protein, with protein sequence MRAAVISDVHGNAFALDAVLAEVWAAAPDLIVNLGDQIEGSADPARAAALQAELGALEVRGNNEEKLWPGGRRAKISLDIGAWLDTQLDAAALARLAALPLTAHVLDGRVLACHGTPHSAWDMLLWEWQNEPERGHGAGFYRARDPRELRALVEPLGAEVVLCGHTHRAGATRVGDTLVVNTGSVSDQVDGDPRARWTLLERREGRWTADFRAVPYDVEAAARWSRQHSPFGEFEAALLRSGEMVGRGG encoded by the coding sequence GTGCGGGCCGCCGTCATCAGCGACGTCCACGGCAACGCCTTCGCGCTGGACGCCGTGCTGGCCGAGGTATGGGCCGCCGCCCCCGATCTGATCGTCAACCTGGGCGATCAGATCGAGGGCAGCGCCGATCCGGCCCGCGCCGCCGCCCTGCAAGCCGAACTGGGGGCGTTAGAGGTGCGCGGCAACAACGAGGAAAAGCTGTGGCCGGGGGGACGGCGCGCGAAGATCTCGCTGGACATCGGCGCGTGGCTGGACACCCAGCTAGACGCCGCGGCTCTGGCCCGCCTGGCCGCCCTGCCGCTGACGGCCCACGTGCTGGACGGCCGGGTGCTGGCCTGCCACGGCACCCCGCACAGCGCCTGGGACATGCTGCTGTGGGAGTGGCAGAACGAGCCGGAGCGGGGCCACGGCGCCGGCTTCTACCGCGCCCGTGATCCCCGCGAACTGCGCGCCCTTGTCGAACCGCTGGGCGCGGAGGTGGTGCTGTGCGGGCACACCCACCGCGCCGGGGCCACCCGCGTGGGCGACACGCTGGTGGTCAATACCGGTTCGGTCAGCGATCAGGTGGACGGCGATCCGCGGGCCCGCTGGACGCTGCTGGAGCGGCGGGAGGGACGCTGGACGGCGGACTTCCGGGCCGTGCCCTACGACGTCGAGGCGGCGGCGCGGTGGTCGCGGCAACATTCTCCCTTCGGCGAATTCGAGGCCGCGCTGCTGCGCAGCGGAGAGATGGTGGGGCGTGGTGGCTAG
- a CDS encoding quinone-dependent dihydroorotate dehydrogenase: MYRSLARPLLFRLDAEDAHHLTLNVLEAASRVPGWPALARAALPPAPALAQTVFGQHFASPVGLAAGLDKNAVAVPAFSALGFGFLEVGTVTPRPQPGNERPRLFRLTEDEALINRMGFNNAGADALHARLSALPRQSTPVWANIGKNKDTPNEDAAGDYLKCVHALQDVADAFVINVSSPNTPGLRALQAADGLGELVRAVLDATEAGRVRTLRRPPVLVKLAPDLHPADFKASVGAVQQAGAHGLIVSNTTLGRDGLFSGKAGETGGLSGRPLTRKSTTLIREAYRLTGGTLPIVGVGGIFSPADAYAKLRAGASLLEVYSALVYEGPGLVRRLNRGLAELLARDGVGHVAEIVGVDAR; encoded by the coding sequence ATGTACCGCTCCCTTGCCCGCCCCCTGCTGTTCCGCCTGGACGCCGAAGACGCCCACCACCTGACCCTGAACGTGCTGGAGGCGGCCTCCAGGGTGCCGGGTTGGCCCGCGCTGGCCCGCGCCGCGCTGCCTCCGGCCCCGGCGCTGGCGCAGACCGTGTTCGGGCAGCATTTCGCCTCGCCCGTCGGGCTGGCGGCAGGGCTGGACAAGAACGCGGTGGCGGTGCCGGCCTTCTCGGCGCTGGGTTTCGGTTTTCTGGAGGTCGGCACGGTCACGCCCCGGCCCCAGCCCGGCAACGAACGCCCCCGCCTGTTCCGCCTGACCGAGGACGAGGCCCTGATCAACCGCATGGGCTTCAACAATGCCGGGGCCGACGCCCTGCACGCCCGCCTGAGTGCCCTGCCCAGGCAGTCCACCCCTGTCTGGGCCAACATCGGCAAAAACAAGGACACGCCCAACGAGGACGCGGCGGGGGACTATTTGAAATGCGTTCACGCCCTGCAGGACGTGGCCGACGCTTTCGTGATCAACGTCAGCAGTCCCAACACGCCGGGGCTGCGTGCCCTGCAGGCGGCGGACGGGCTGGGTGAACTGGTGCGCGCCGTGCTGGACGCCACCGAGGCGGGCCGCGTGCGCACCCTGCGCCGCCCCCCGGTGCTGGTCAAGCTGGCCCCCGATCTGCACCCCGCCGACTTCAAGGCCAGCGTGGGCGCGGTGCAGCAGGCCGGCGCGCACGGCCTGATCGTCAGCAACACGACGCTGGGCCGGGACGGCCTGTTCAGCGGGAAAGCGGGTGAAACCGGGGGCCTGAGCGGACGCCCCCTGACCCGGAAATCCACCACCCTGATCCGCGAGGCGTACCGGTTGACCGGGGGAACGCTGCCTATCGTGGGCGTGGGCGGCATCTTCAGCCCCGCCGACGCCTACGCCAAACTGCGCGCCGGGGCCAGCCTGCTGGAGGTCTACAGCGCCCTGGTCTACGAGGGGCCGGGGCTGGTGCGTCGGCTGAACCGGGGGCTGGCCGAGCTGCTGGCCCGCGACGGCGTGGGGCACGTGGCCGAGATCGTCGGCGTGGACGCCCGCTAG